A segment of the Trifolium pratense cultivar HEN17-A07 linkage group LG7, ARS_RC_1.1, whole genome shotgun sequence genome:
TTTTTGATGACATCTATTTTAATGTGTCTGCAATTGCATAGGTGATTGATGAAACAATGCGATTGATTACAGTAGCACTAGTGGCCTTTAGAGAAGCAAAATCTGATGTCAATATTAATGgttaaaatacatttatttaatgGCAcactttattcaatttttttaaacataatatTCATATAGGTTTTAttactaaattaaaattttacctATGTATCGCAAATAACTTTGATCGTACTTGTAATATTATAGGTTACCTCATTCCAAAAGGTTGGAAAGTTCTACTTTGGTTCAGATCAATTCACCTTGATCCCGAAATTTATCCTAATCCAAAGGAGTTCAATCCTGATAGATGGAATGTAAGTCACAATTATTTAGGGTTTTTTTACTCGTTTGAAttgaacaaaaaatattaattaatcctATATAATTGACAATTTGGTTGGTGTTGATTATTAGGAGGTGCACAAAGCTGGAGAATTCCTTCCATTTGGAGTAGGAACTAGGTTGTGTCCTGGCAATGATCTTGCTAAGCTCGAAATCTCAGTTTTCCTTCACCATTTTCTCCTCAATTATGAGTAAATATTTTTCTCCTTCTATTAACTACTCGTTTTATCCTacatatttaaaattgaatgtTATATTAGAACATCAAAATACATATTTCATATTTGACATTGTATGTGTTTATATCTATTTCACTCCTacgttttatattttataacttacaaacatttcaaaataaatcataatcataatcataatcatatttGACATTGTATGTGTTTATATCTAATGTAAATGTTATGTCTTGCTTCTATAGGATGGAACAACTTAACCCGAAATCTCCTGTGAGATTCTTACCACATCCAAGACCAATGGACAATTGCTTGGCAAGGATCAAGAAACGTTCAGTTGTGTGATCAACAGATAGAAAAGATATTCATTTGGGGAATTTACATCAATTAATAACACCAGAGACCAAGacagaaaatgaaaattatagaAGTTTCATGTGTTAATGATAAATAGTGTGTACTAGTTTATCTATCTGCTTGAATAAAATCTTTAAGaggaatttgttttttcttctactAGTGTTATATACAAATATATTAGAGTATTCGTGTGTGTGACCACCGTCTACAACCATTGAACCTAAAATTCAATCATGACTACTCCAATCATCGTCAATTGGCATTGTCTTGGATCGAATTCAACACCACTGATGATCGTCCCTAAGGGCTCCAAAACCATAGAACAACAAAAACCCTTTACTTCAGCACGTAGAACTATGATTCAtacttaatatttatatttagacCTCGCAATCAGAAAATATAAGATGAAAGAGTTAGAATAAAAAAAGtgaatcaaacaataaaaaaagagtTAGAATGAAAAAAGTGAATTAAACactaaatttgaaattaaaaatcaagtttaaaggtaaaaaaatccaaatcacAATCTCAAAATATTATCAACTTTGGATACATACAATTCCATTCAGAAACACCAAAACCTgcaccaaaaaaaaacatttttggaGACATACAATTCCATTGAGAAACACCAAAACTTGCCAAGGCCTATGATCTGTTATATCTAATATCTATCATCATATGTTTTAAAATTCACTTTTACCTTTTGGGAAAAACTAGcatgacacccgtgcgtccgcacgggagtcgcggcgttgccgctcctcatttggtaagatgaaatttattggaaagttgattaaaatataaaaaaatagaagggatataatatttggtaaaaaaatagaaaaagaacaatggtaaaatcattaccaaaaaaccttaggtctccatattaatataggaatataaataaggataatgtaaaaattatgaaaaaaataggctatcttattaatatattagtaaaaacataggtcttgGAAAAATCACTaaaaaacttatgtcaatgTATTAATAtgtgagtataaatatagtcactaaaaattattaaaaaataggcaatcatatgtgaaaatataggtctcacaatagtcataaaaataattaggtcaccgtattaaatatgagtataacctgtaaaattgtaaaaaaaaataaaaatagacaacttaatttttattttatttttgttacaaacaacttaattaatatataattaaaagtataagtcccgtagaaaccacacaaacaaaaaagtttccatataaatatatgagtataaatataggtcccgcaaATATTATAAAAGATGGGCAAGCTTATTagtatgagtaaaacacataggtccccgtgtacccaaaaaaaacacttaggtccccaaaaatcacacaaaagattaggttctcgtattaatatatgattataaatatagctctaaaaaaatagtaaaaaattgaaaacaaaaatttatttgaaaaagtgcaaaaaaataggaatttattattggattaagatgatggtataataggaagataatgtgTAAAAATCCACTTTATTAATTAagtgttatcattctaactgaacacttataaaaaaacggAAGGAGTAAAATATTAAGATGGAATTAACCACCTcaagaaaatttttaaaatattgaaattatttactaactttcaaatatgacacaaaatattcatgaaagtgatgatgtgtcaaattattaagtaGGGGTAACATGAGATTTTCACATGTATCTTATTTTCTTAGGTCCttgtaataaatatatatatgagtatgaatatagtcccgtaaaaattattaaaaaataagcaatcttattaataagctagtaaaaatataggtctcgcaacaatcatcaaaataattaggtcaccgtattaaatatgagtataaatttaggttatgcataaattattaaagatcaggaaaccttattaataagaggatagatataggtcccgcataattcacacaaaagattatgtctccgtataaatatatgagtataactcgtaaaattataaataaaaaaaaacaaacaactttattaatataggagtaaaaatataaggctcgtagatataacaaaaaaaaaaagaggttcccgtattaatataaatatagcccgtaaaattattaaaaaaaatagacaacataatatatttgtaaaaacaCAAGTTCTTTGAGAATCACAAAATATAGTagattttcgtattaatatatgagtataaatataggtctcacaaaaaatagtaaaaaactgaaaacttcattaataagagtaaaaacatatgCCTCGCAGAAAtcccacaaaaaattagatccttgtattattaaaatattgaaattagttattaactttcaaatatgacacaaaatacccttgaaaatgattatgtgtcaaaaaatgaaaaggggaaaatttgtgatttcatatgtatcttcttttttccttaaaaaaaaaatgtatcttcttttcatatattgtagatgtgtcattatattcattcatcggtcataattattaattttatgcggatttctatataatatttattttattttttttaaggtaaagaaacgttttaaattgagtaagcaaaacaaaattaatactgCATATATTAATTCGcctatatagtagattgtataggatttatcgatgcccagttaattgatatgtatcttcttttttccttcaaaaaaatatgtatcttcttttcatatattgtagatgtgtcattatattcattaatcggtcataattattaattttatgtggatttctatatgttatttattttattttttaaggtaaagaaacattttaaattgagtaagtaaaagaaaattaataccgCATATATTAATTCGcctatatagtagattgtataggATTTATCGATGTCcagttaattgatttttgtttaataaaaaaattgaatttgtataaaatgaggtaatttgaatttgggttacatacaaaaaattggagttttagataaaaaaaaaaaaaaatcatgggagaagtaacaaataaagtggagttttaTGGTTATAATTAggtatttaactcatattggttccaaaaatataacaaattaattcatatggcttagtagtaaatataataagaagtgtaactaaaaggttaagggttcaaaTCCTGCTGTGAAATGTTAGAaatgttttagcatttttctactaactttttttaataaagacacaaaatacccttgaaaatgattatgtgtcaaaaaatgaaataggggaaaattggtgatttcatatgtatcttcttttaatatattgtagatggttccaaaaatataacaaattaattcatatggcttagtggtaaatataataaggagtgtaactaaaaggttaaaggCTCAAATCCTACTGAGAAAtattagaaattttttagcatttttctactaactttttttaataaagacacaaaatacccttgaaaatgattatgtgtcaaaaaatgaaataggggcaaattggtgatttcatttgtatcttcttttaatatattgtagataAATGCAAACATTCACTAGGATTATCAAAAAACAGTTTTTGCACAATTCCTTGTAGGGTGTGTGGAACAAACACCCCCTCCTCCAAAACAAAAACCTTGAACACCAAAACCCTCTTTGAACAGGAGAGTAGCTTTTCACACAATtacttaagcaaaaaataataaatccaaAGAATTTTAGAGTCTTAATCAAATCTATAAATAAAAAGGCACTTTGTTTCAACATGAAAAGATCCCTAATAAAGCCTAGAGTCCACTTAAAGGCTTTTTATTTTGAAAGGGGTGAACTTATAAAGCTGTGTATGATTTTGCAGAAATTTGAAAAGATTCCAATTCATCTAAAGATCTACTTTCTGCAAGGGGTATACGCAAAGCGCTACAGGAAACAACCGCGCTCAAGAAAATTACAACATTCAAAACAATGTTTCTATCTACATCTACAACAAGAACGACATTTATTTCAAGGTCTAATTCTTCACTAAAATCTAATGATAAAGGCTAAGTCTGCATAGTCACTTTACATATAAATAGTATATGTAATATATGTAACATATTAATCTGGCTGTCAGTTCAACCCAACACCACAGATCTCTCTCCTCATGTCTCATTCTTCAGACTTCAATCAAGCAGGGTGCacctataaatttaaatatacaataaGATTAACATACCATATTCATCTATTTGATAGAAATACCAGATAATCCCTAAAATACTTAATAGAATGCCTCCAAAATGATAAATCCCTACACAATTAAATCACATTTCAAATCGTTTTAGATGATCGGTTTCGAGAAGAGTGTTCTCTATGCCTTCGTAAGCAGGTTATatggaaaaacaaataaattaattaaaccgtttggattagcttactTTTGAGattatgaaaaatagcttatgcaaataaataagctttaaTGTTAAATCATAAGTTCTCACggacaaaaattgtatttttttaatacaaggGAGGCCGTTAGGCCGGATCACATAGGAACTCTACGATTAAAAAGAACACCGACACAATCCTGCCATAGGAGGTTGATACCACCCGGCGGGGGATTATTAAAGTCATGAATACCCGTAGGTAGAGATAACGCGTGACCCGCAAACCAGTTCGCAACTTGATTTGCCTTGAAGGACACCTCCCATTCCTTCATCTTAAGGCGATTGATGAGGGAAATAATAGAAACAAAAGGATGGTTTTCTGGACTGCCTTTCAATATAAGATCAACCGTTACTGCTGAGTCGGACTCTACCAAGATCTTGTTGTATCCCTTCCGCCATCAGTGCTGAACAACTTCCTAATTTACGGGAGAAACCCCCCAACCATCGTCCTGACTCGTCTCTAAAAACACCTCCGCAACCTGCTTGTTGATTCTGTAGGATTAAAGCCCCATCTGTGTTGACCTTTATCCAATCTTTCTCCGGAGTCTTCCACCCTACCTGGGCAGAAGTGTAGGATCTTTCCATGTGTGGATAAGCAGCTTCAGCTCTATTAACTTCCTGCAGTAAATTCCGCGCTCGAATAGCAACCGCTTGCCACTCAAAGATTATATCTTCAAACACCAAGTGGTTCCTATGGATCCATATACACCAAATAATAATACCAAACAGGATGTAACGCTTCTGTTTCGACGGATTCAAGTTATTACCAAGCCAACTTTTTGCATCCTCCTGCTCTCATCTATTGAACGCAAAACCAAACTGATTCCACACGGGCTTCACCTCAACACAGTTGCGAAAGAGATGCAAGGTGCTTTCACACGTGTTTGAGCATAACAGACAGCCTGACAGAGTTGTTAAACGACATCTATATCTCTTGTCATTCGTTTTGAGGCCATCATTCAACACACGCCAGAGAAATGATTTAATTTTCTGGGGACCCTCCCATTTCCAAACATTGTTCCACAAAACACTATCCTGTTCATGCGAATGCAGCAGGAGTTCGTAAGCTGTTTTCACCGTAAAAGTACCGTTCGATGAGAATGGCCAAAACAGCTTATCCTCACTCACGTTTTCTACAGCAGCCGTACATCCAAAAATTTGGTTCATGACCTGTGTTGGTATCAGATCCGACGCCTCTTGGAGCCTCCACCCACCATTGTTATCCGAGAAGTAGTCGATAGTTTTGTTTTCGAGGCACGGATCCACCGGTTGCTTTACCACCTCCCTTAACACAATAACAACACCTGAAGGTAGCCAGCGGTCATTCCAGAATCGAATCTTGCGGCCGTTCCCAATGGACCATTGCAAACCTTCTGTCGTCTTATCCCAAATGGAGACAATGGCGCGCCAGGTAGAAGAGCAGTTGTGCGTAGCTTGGACTTGTGGGTCAAAGTGgttaaatcaaaatataagtgtggaaaaattgtatctttaaaaagcttttttttcataaactatcttgacaagCTTATAACAATATATGAAAACtaatttgcataagctcaaaaataagcaaATCCAAACGGCCCCTAGATTGGCATTCCCAAATAATATCATATGTagatatcattaaaaaaaaaaaaaaaaccattctgTGTCATTTTGCTTCTAAGTTGCATACAAAAGAAACTTTTACGTGTCATACTCCTATTAATAGATTAAGTTATAGTATTATGAAGGAAAAGCCGAGATGTACCATCTTTAGGGATTTTGTCTCCTTCTCTGTTTTCCTTGCAGCTTCTGCAAAAGCTTCCGCTGCATCTGCTTCTGCTTCTGCAGCCTCTGCCTCCAGCACTGCTTCTTCAGCTTCCGCTAAGGCAGCTTCTGCTGCAGCGACTGCTCGAGCAGCAACTGCAGCTGCCTCTTCGGCGGACATGGACCTTATCTTTTCTAACTCTATATCTATCTCAGACTGTGTAGGCATATTGATCCGACTCATGTCAAATCTGAAAGAGCCTCTCTGCCTCCCTTCCAATAATGACATGGGAGAGCGTCTTCCTCTGTCTGAATATGCTGGGGTAGGTGCAATCCTATACCTACGTTTCACCTGAAATATCAAACTCAACCCATGAGTAAGATTTCTAATTGAAACAAGTAAACTTGACATCCAAAAAATGATAATAGCATCCAAATATGGCTCACAATAAATGTACAACACTAAATCAAGAATATATAGAATGAAGAGTTGTATACTAGAATCCCATCCCAAACCCACAACCAGCAGCTGTATCTAAGTAACAGACTACAgggaataaaataaaacaagtagCGGCATCAACAGTAACACTTTATTTAAATAGATATATGTACTctgaattaaaaaatattacaaggATTGTTTCTCATCATTTCAACTCGACAAATcacaattttcattttaactTGACATCTTTCTTTATTCCTTTCAGCCTCTCTCCAAACCCTCTTGTCCtgagaatgtttttttttcagcTAACTCCATATCTGGCCCAATTTCGACTTCGCGAACTCGGATATACAGTCATATAAATGGTAATACTAGGCTTTGTCTAAATTGAATGGTTTGGAGCATAGGAGCATTTCGTGGAACCGGTGAACTACACTTGCTTATGGATAGATGTGTGGGACAGAGGGACTGTTGGCAGCTGGTGGAGACATTTCTTTGGCCTGGCcccctaaaaaataaaaaaggaaatgcGGGTGGCATCTCCCGCAACGCAAGCTGCATTGTTCGCCACCACCCGAGAAGCAAAAGATTCGAGAGTCCAGGTTTAATATACATGCATAGATAGTGGTCTAATGACAAGGGCCGACGATGGAAGCTCGGGACGGAGCCGTATGATGCGGAAGTCTCACGTACGGTTCCCTGAGAAGGGAGTGGCTACCTACTGGAGCTTCGACCAACCACCACCGATAAATTCCGCTTTGGGGCCACCCTTTACTCTACCATTATTATAGGGGTATGGGGTTCGAGACAAAGAAAGATCAAGGCAGCATATCAATTTTTAATCCCCACAAaacggcttgtaaggtgaagatttCCTAGATATTATGAGATATATTCAGGCATTATCTCACATCAATGTGAGACTTGAGTTTCTTCTAATACACCTACTTACACCCCAACACTAATGAACTTCGTTCATGGATAATACGGTGGCTCTATAATGTGTATAGGATAGACACTAACACCATCTTGTGTTTTTTGGCCTGATTCAACTCCCCCAAACCAACTTCTACAAAGAGGATTGCCTAGGCTTTATAAGCTCTACTTAGGCCTTATTCTAGCCGATATGAGACTATGATTCTTaccaatattaatatttaatccATTAAATCTTTAGAGCAAATGCTTGATTTTGTATTTGTCCACAAAAAGTGAATATAAAACAGTACTGTAGAGGAGAACCCACTCCCAAAAGATAAGGAATGTAAAGACAGGTCAGCCTCTACTATAAATGGGAAAGGGTTGTAAAAAGTAGTGCACCCACCCTGGTGGTTGgacaaaaacacaaacaaatgcatctatgacaatttttattgtatGTTTGCATCAGATGGATGGGTTATGACATAATGAAACATGTTGCAATATACCTTGATCAGTTTTCCCCTAGATGTAAGATATTTCAGTTTTGCAGACAACATCTTTTTGAAGTCTTCCGGTGCATAGTATTGATCCTACAAAATACAAAATGAtgcaattcaaattaatttgaatacaaaggaagaaaaaaaaaactattgtataagaaata
Coding sequences within it:
- the LOC123898787 gene encoding telomere repeat-binding factor 1-like isoform X2, with protein sequence MGAPKQKWSAEEEAALKAGVVKHGDKWRNLSVMANGWTSREKAKVSIRRVHHQGSRHDDNPMAVTPVTPSDDEIVDVKPLQVSRDMQIPGPRGPIVRLDNLIMDAISCLNEHGGSNKTTIAAFIEDQYYAPEDFKKMLSAKLKYLTSRGKLIKVKRRYRIAPTPAYSDRGRRSPMSLLEGRQRGSFRFDMSRINMPTQSEIDIELEKIRSMSAEEAAAVAARAVAAAEAALAEAEEAVLEAEAAEAEADAAEAFAEAARKTEKETKSLKMVHPA
- the LOC123898787 gene encoding telomere repeat-binding factor 1-like isoform X1, with translation MGAPKQKWSAEEEAALKAGVVKHGVGKWRTILKDPEFNCVLYIRSNVDLKDKWRNLSVMANGWTSREKAKVSIRRVHHQGSRHDDNPMAVTPVTPSDDEIVDVKPLQVSRDMQIPGPRGPIVRLDNLIMDAISCLNEHGGSNKTTIAAFIEDQYYAPEDFKKMLSAKLKYLTSRGKLIKVKRRYRIAPTPAYSDRGRRSPMSLLEGRQRGSFRFDMSRINMPTQSEIDIELEKIRSMSAEEAAAVAARAVAAAEAALAEAEEAVLEAEAAEAEADAAEAFAEAARKTEKETKSLKMVHPA